The Magnetococcales bacterium sequence AAAGCGCTCACTTCCCCGGCCCGGTCAGGGGGGCCTCCACCCGGTGGATGCCGTAGATCGCCGCCACCCGCCCGGAAGCCACCATCTCCGCCAGGGTGGCGTTCAGCTTGGGGAACAGCGCCGCGTGGGGCGACTTGGCCGACAGGCCGTAAAAGTTGCCGATGCGCTGCTGAAAGCGGTACGCCGCGAAGGCGTAATCCTTGAACCCCAATCCCGCCAACACCCCCTCCATGGCCTGCCGATCCAAGAGCGCCACCGTGTCGAAACGTCCGCCGATGAACATGCGCGCCAGATTGTGGTCGTCGGAGGCCGTCTCCTTGTGGATGGCGGCATCGCCGTCGAAGGGATCGAAATAGGCGGTCTTCAACTTGACCCCCACCACCAGGGTCTTGAGATCCTCATAGGTGCGCAGACGCTCCTCCTGTCCCTTGGGCACCAGAAACTGGATATCCTTGTCCTGATAACCGATGGGGCCCAGAAAATGGACGAAGTCCTCCCGTTGCGGGGTGCGCACCACCCTCGGCACCAGATCGACCTGTCCGGTCTCCAGATCGTGCAGACTCTGCGGAAAGGGCACCACCCGCCACTGCACCCGGAAACCGTGTTTGCCCGCCGCCTCCTCCAGAATATCCTTGAGCGGGCCCGAGACCTGCTCCCCTTCGCCGACCACCATCTCCGGCGGACGGGGCCGGTAATCGGCCTTGAGAACCGGCTGCTCCGCGCCGCCCTCCCCCGACCAGACCGCCAGCAGCAGCAAAACGAACAACACCCGCCCGAGAATCATGGATCATTCTCCGCAAGCTGTAGATGATACGATGCCGCCGGTGAACTTTTTCGCTCCCGGTCGGCCTGATTGGCGTTAGTATAGGATTCCCCGAGGGCAAGAGAAACGCCCGTTGTGGGAATACCCGCTGCGGATGGCATTTTGTGGGGAGGAGTCACAGCGCCGATGGCCCTTTTTTACGTCAACAGTCTGAGCGGCAAACTGCTGCGCATTCACCTGCCATTGACCGTCCTGGCCGTGCTGGCGCTCTTCGTGGTGCTGGAGGTCGATTTCTACCGGGGGGAGCGGGCCCGATTGATCGAAGGCCTCGACCGACTGGTCAACGTCCACGGCACCGCCATCGAGGCGGCGGTCTGGGAGTTCGACCTGCAACGGGTGCGCAACCTGCTTCAGGAGCAGAGTCGCCTGGCCTTTTTTGAGGGAGCCCAGGTGCGCGGCAAGGCCGGCGAGGTGCTGGCCGCCGCCGGGGATGTCGGCGCGGCCCTGCGCTCCCCCGATTTCCGCGTGGAACACCCCCTGATCCACAAATCGGGCAGCGGGGCCCAACAGATCGGCACCCTGGTGGTGCAGGTTCACGACGAAGGCATTCGTCAGGCGCTCCTCGGCCACCTGAAGATCAACGGCGCGGTGCTGCTGGTGCTGGTGACAGCCCTGGTGGCGGGCACCTGGTACGGGGTGCGCGTGGTCATCGGACGGCCGCTGGAGGAGTTCCGCCAGGCCATCGAACGCTCCCGCGAGGAGGCGGTTCAGGCGCCGCTGACCTGGGAGCGGCAGGACGAACTGGGCGATGTGGTGCAAGCCTACAACGAAATGCTGGAGGCGCGCCATCGGGCCGAAGCGGCCACCCGGCAGCGGGAGGGGGAGTTGCGCGAGGCGGCCCGCCTGGCCCGGGAGTCGAGCGAAGAGGCCGCCCGCTTCAACCGGCTGGCCATCGGCCGCGAACTGCGCGTCGTCGATTTGAAAAAACGGGTCAACCTCCTCTCGGAAGAGCTGGACCGCCCGCCCCCGTTTCATATTCCCGAAGAGGCCGCCTTCGAGGAGGCCGTCCCCGGGGCGGAGACGGAAGGCGTCGAGGTGGAATACGCCCTGGATAACCTGCTGGACCTGCCCGAACTGCAATCCCTGTTCGAGGACTTCTGCGCCATTGCCGAGGTGCCCGCCGCCATCATCGATCTGAAGGCCAAGGTGTTGGCCTCCAGCCGCTGGCAGAAGGCCTGTACCGATTTCCACCGGGTCAACGCCGTCACCTGCGCCCGCTGCATCGAAAGCGATACCCAGCTGGCGCTGCAACTGCAGGAGGGGCAGGACTTTTCCATCTACCGCTGCAAGAACGGCCTGACCGACGCCGCCTCGCCCATCGTGGTCAACGGGCGACACCTGGCCAACGTCTTCATCGGCCAGTTCCTGCTGCAGCCCCCGGACCTGGCCTTCTTCCGGGCCCAGGCCCTGGAGGTCGGTTTCGATCCGGAAGCCTATCTGCAGTCCATCACCGCCCTGCCGGTGATGCAGCAGGAGAAGCTGCCCGTCATCCTGGATTTTCTGTCGCGCTTCGCCAAACTGCTGGCCACCTTCTCCCTGGAACGCCTGCTCGCCACCGGCATGGAAAAAGCCAAACGACGCGGCGAACTGGCCGCCCTGAATCTGGCCGAGGACGCCGAAATGGCTCGGGCGCAACTGGCCGAATATCAGAAACAACTGGAAAACCTGGTGGAGGAGCGCACCCGCGATCTGCGGGCCGCCGAAGCCCGCAGCCGGC is a genomic window containing:
- a CDS encoding ABC transporter substrate-binding protein gives rise to the protein MILGRVLFVLLLLAVWSGEGGAEQPVLKADYRPRPPEMVVGEGEQVSGPLKDILEEAAGKHGFRVQWRVVPFPQSLHDLETGQVDLVPRVVRTPQREDFVHFLGPIGYQDKDIQFLVPKGQEERLRTYEDLKTLVVGVKLKTAYFDPFDGDAAIHKETASDDHNLARMFIGGRFDTVALLDRQAMEGVLAGLGFKDYAFAAYRFQQRIGNFYGLSAKSPHAALFPKLNATLAEMVASGRVAAIYGIHRVEAPLTGPGK
- a CDS encoding PocR ligand-binding domain-containing protein; translated protein: MALFYVNSLSGKLLRIHLPLTVLAVLALFVVLEVDFYRGERARLIEGLDRLVNVHGTAIEAAVWEFDLQRVRNLLQEQSRLAFFEGAQVRGKAGEVLAAAGDVGAALRSPDFRVEHPLIHKSGSGAQQIGTLVVQVHDEGIRQALLGHLKINGAVLLVLVTALVAGTWYGVRVVIGRPLEEFRQAIERSREEAVQAPLTWERQDELGDVVQAYNEMLEARHRAEAATRQREGELREAARLARESSEEAARFNRLAIGRELRVVDLKKRVNLLSEELDRPPPFHIPEEAAFEEAVPGAETEGVEVEYALDNLLDLPELQSLFEDFCAIAEVPAAIIDLKAKVLASSRWQKACTDFHRVNAVTCARCIESDTQLALQLQEGQDFSIYRCKNGLTDAASPIVVNGRHLANVFIGQFLLQPPDLAFFRAQALEVGFDPEAYLQSITALPVMQQEKLPVILDFLSRFAKLLATFSLERLLATGMEKAKRRGELAALNLAEDAEMARAQLAEYQKQLENLVEERTRDLRAAEARSRLILECAGEGIFGTDAGGRIHFINPAAQRMLGGSAEELIGQSVHATALHSRPDGTPYPVEECPMWRVYTRGESARVDDEFLWRRDGSGFPAEYAAVPIWQEETLAGSVVTFRDITERRQAEAAVREKMAELENFARVAVGRELRMIALKEEVNGLCATLNQPQPYEIVT